From Streptomyces sp. SAI-135:
TCGCCAGAGAAGGCGCTGGGGGGGAGGGATGTGGTGGTCGCCACTGCCGCGTCCCACCCAGGTCGGGTCGGAGCAGCGACCATGTCCGCTCGGACCAGTTCCGGCACCGACGGGCTCCGCGTCGGCCCGAGCCAGGAGCACCTGCGTGCCCGTCCCGACGGTCGCCATCGTGAAGAAGGGGCTGACCGTCAAGGGACACGGCCGCCGTGGAGTCGGCTGTCTGCCAGCCCTCGGGCGGGGACAGCCAGCAGTGCTTACGTACGTGGTCACCGTCGACGGCGAAGACTACGGAGATCCCGAGCTCTTCCTCTGCCCGAGCACGCGACTCCGCGACGCCACAGGCACCGGAGGTTGAACAACAAGCTCAGGCCGAGTCGCGTGTCACCAGCTGCGTGCGGAGGATGACGTGGCGGTACGCCACCGACGGCTCCTCCATGTCCTCCAGGAGAAGGCGGATCATGGCCCGGCCCATCTCCTCCAGCGGCTGACGCACCGTCGTCAGCCGCGGCTCGGTGTGCTGGGCCAGCGCGAAGTCGTCGAACCCGATGACGGAGACGTCGTCCGGCACGCGCCGCCCCGCGGCCCGCAACGCTTGTAGAGCCCCCGCCGCCGTGGTGTCCGACGCGGCGAGAACGCCGTCGATCTCCGGGTGCCGTTCCAGCAGTTCCGCCATGGCGCGACGCCCGCTGTCCTGGGTGAAGTCGCTCTCGGCGACCAGGGACTCGACGCTGCTCAGGCCTGCCAGCGCCAGCGCCTCCCGGTACCCGCGCAGCCGACACTGGGCGGCGTACATGTCCAGCGGCCCCGTGATGGTGGCGATGGTTCTGCGGCCCCGCGACAGCAGGTGGGAGACGGCGCTGCGCGCACCGCCCACGTTGTCCGCGTCCACGTAGCTGACGTACTCGTCCCCTGAGCGCCGTCCCAGCATCACGGTCGGCAACCGGGCCTCGGCGAGCATGTCCGGCAGCCGGTCCCCGGCATGCACGGACATCAGCAGGACACCGTCGACGCGGCCGCCGCGGGCGTACTCCAGGAAGCGCTTGCGCTCGGTGTCCGAGTGGACCAGGGTCAGCATCAGCTGCATGCCGGTGTCCGCGAGCGCGTCCCCGAGCGAGCGGACGATCTCCGAGAAGAACGGCTCGGCGAACTGGCGCCAGTCGGGCTCCGTCAGCACGAGAGTGACGGCGTCGGTGCGCCGCGCGGCCAAGGAGCGGGCGGCGAGGTTGGGCACGTACCCCAGTTCCTCGATGGACTGCTGGACGATGCGGCGCGTCGAGTCCTTCACGCCGGCGGCGTTGTTGATGACGCGGGAGACGGTGCCCCGCCCCACCCCGGCGTGCGCGGCCACCTCTTCCAGCGTCGGCGTGCCGGGGCGTCGCGTGCCCATGACCACCTCCCCCAAGAGATCACCGATCTTACGGGCCGTACGAACGCGGCACACGGCTTCGCGCATGACCGGTGCGGTGTCGGCCAACAGAGTGTCGGCTTCTGATGGTTCACGAATGATGGCCCGAGGTGGGGGGCGAGGTCCAGGCTCTCCGGGATCGAAAGGTTGCGGGATCAGACGCCGTCACCGTACCTGTCTCCTCCTCGGCGATCCTGCCGGAGGAGGGGCAAAGGCCCGCCCTGTCGGCGACAGGGCGGGCCTCGGATGGGACGGACAAGCGGCGGCTCAAGCGAGCTATCCCGCGGTTGTCATGCGGCGGTGCAGGGTGTTCCGTTCAGGGCGAAGGCAGCCGGCTTGGCGAAGCTGCCGCTGTAGGAGCCCTGGAATCCGAAGGAGACTTGGCCGCCCGGTGCGATGGACGCGTTGTGTCCCGCGTTGGTGGCCGTCACACTTCCCGACGACGGTGAGACGCCGGCGTTCCAGGCGTTGGTGATCCGCTGCCCCGACGGCAGCGTGAACGCGAGGTTCCAGCCGTTGACTTGGGAGGAACCCGTGTTGGTCACGGTGACGTCGGCGGTGAAGCCGTCCTGCCACACACTGGTGCCGTAGGTCACCTTGCAGGCGGCGGGGCCGCTGGGGGTGCCGGGGCCGCCAGGTGTGCTGCCGCCGAGGTTCACGCTGGAGGAGAACGAGTTCACGGCCAGGCCCGCGCCGTTCTGCCAGGGTTCGAAGCCGGCCTGAATGCTCGTCAGGTACCAGTCGTTTTGGGCGAGTCCGCGGGAGACAGCCTGCCGGACGAAGTCCATCACGTCGAAGTTCCAGCTGTCGATCGCCGACGGCGCGACGAAGGACAGGACGTCGTTGCCGCCGTTGTTGCCGGACCACACCTGCCACTGGCGTCCGCCCACCGTGGCGGAACCGACGGGCGAGCCCACCGGCTGCACGGATCCCACACGGTTGAACCAGATCATGATCTCGGTGCGGTTCACGCCGTCCGTGCGCGGGGTCGGGTCCAGCCAGATGTCGTAGGCGGCGTCATAGACCGCACCGCTCACGTAGCTGAAGGAGACGCCCGAGGGCGCGCTGGAGATGGAGCTGAGCCGGGCCGGGAGGTTCGTGCCGGGGGAGCAGTTGGTGTAGT
This genomic window contains:
- a CDS encoding LacI family DNA-binding transcriptional regulator, whose amino-acid sequence is MGTRRPGTPTLEEVAAHAGVGRGTVSRVINNAAGVKDSTRRIVQQSIEELGYVPNLAARSLAARRTDAVTLVLTEPDWRQFAEPFFSEIVRSLGDALADTGMQLMLTLVHSDTERKRFLEYARGGRVDGVLLMSVHAGDRLPDMLAEARLPTVMLGRRSGDEYVSYVDADNVGGARSAVSHLLSRGRRTIATITGPLDMYAAQCRLRGYREALALAGLSSVESLVAESDFTQDSGRRAMAELLERHPEIDGVLAASDTTAAGALQALRAAGRRVPDDVSVIGFDDFALAQHTEPRLTTVRQPLEEMGRAMIRLLLEDMEEPSVAYRHVILRTQLVTRDSA
- a CDS encoding cellulose binding domain-containing protein, coding for MQPSHPQVRRTRALCGALLTTLTALAALLTGASASQADTTICEEFGSTTIQGRYVVQNNRWGTSATQCISVTNSGFRITQADGSVPTNGAPKSYPSVFNGCHYTNCSPGTNLPARLSSISSAPSGVSFSYVSGAVYDAAYDIWLDPTPRTDGVNRTEIMIWFNRVGSVQPVGSPVGSATVGGRQWQVWSGNNGGNDVLSFVAPSAIDSWNFDVMDFVRQAVSRGLAQNDWYLTSIQAGFEPWQNGAGLAVNSFSSSVNLGGSTPGGPGTPSGPAACKVTYGTSVWQDGFTADVTVTNTGSSQVNGWNLAFTLPSGQRITNAWNAGVSPSSGSVTATNAGHNASIAPGGQVSFGFQGSYSGSFAKPAAFALNGTPCTAA